From Phenylobacterium immobile (ATCC 35973), a single genomic window includes:
- a CDS encoding peroxiredoxin — translation MNGPAEGDTAPDFTLETKDGAVSLAQFAGKTLVLYFYPKDDTPGCTREAQDFTALAGEFAQAGVAVIGVSKDSVKRHTSFAAKYDLAIPLGSDPEGAVIAAYGSWVEKSLYGRQYMGIDRSTFLVQDGVVKKIWRKVKVANHAAQVLAAAKAL, via the coding sequence ATGAACGGACCCGCCGAGGGCGACACCGCCCCCGATTTCACGCTCGAAACCAAAGACGGCGCGGTCAGCCTGGCTCAGTTCGCCGGGAAGACGCTGGTCCTCTACTTCTATCCGAAAGATGACACGCCCGGCTGCACGCGTGAGGCGCAGGATTTCACAGCGTTGGCGGGCGAGTTCGCCCAGGCCGGCGTCGCCGTCATCGGCGTCTCCAAAGATAGTGTGAAGCGGCACACAAGCTTCGCCGCGAAGTATGACCTGGCGATTCCGCTGGGTTCCGACCCAGAGGGCGCGGTCATCGCGGCCTATGGCTCCTGGGTGGAGAAAAGCCTGTACGGCCGACAGTACATGGGCATCGATCGCTCCACCTTCCTGGTCCAGGACGGCGTCGTGAAGAAGATCTGGCGCAAGGTGAAGGTGGCCAACCACGCCGCCCAGGTGCTGGCCGCCGCCAAGGCCCTCTAG